In Pseudomonas flavescens, the sequence GAACAGGATGATCAGGCCGGAAATGAAGTTGGCGAAGATCTCCTGCATGCCGAAACCGATCCCCACCGACAGCGCAGCGACCAGCCATTGCAGCTTGTTCCAGCTCACCCCCAGCGTCGACAGGGTGACCACGATGCCTGTACCGAAAATCACGTAGGACAGCAGCGTGGTGGTGGCATAGGCGCTGCCCTGGGCGAGGCGCAGACGCGACAGCACCAGCACTTCCAGCAAGCCAGGCAGGTTGCGCCCCAGGGCCATGGTGATGGCGGCGATGATCAGTGCATACAGGACGTCGAGCAGACTGATCGGGATCAACGAGGCGGCGCTGCCAACCACGGTGCTGCTGTTGTATTCGTAGAGGGTGATGTTGTCGAGGTAGGCGAACACCGAGATCAGATCGGCCCAGACCCAGTACATCGCCGCGATGAAGGTGCCGAGCAGGGTCAGGCGGATCAGTCGCATGGACTGCTGGTTGACCTGCTCGATGTCCAGAGTCGGTGCCTCCAGCTGGATTTCCGTGCCTTCGCTGTCCTCGGTGGTCTGTGCTTCACGCTTGGCCGTGGCGCGCTGGTAGGCCAGGCGTCTGGCGGCGACGGACAGGCCGCGAACGAATACCGCCTCAACGATCAGCCAGATGAGCAGCAGGTACAGCGTGTCGATCAGCCGGTCGCTGAGCTTCAGGGCGGTGTAGTAGTAGCCGAAGCACACCGCCAGGAACAGGCCCAGCGGCAGCATGCTGAACAGCACGCCGATGAACATGCGGAAGGACGAGGCGTTCTCCCGGGCCGGGCCGCGCAACAGCAGTTTTTGCAGCAGCCAGATCATCAGGCCATAGCAGGTCAGCACCACGGCGATGCCGATGACGTCATCGGACAGGCTCGAGGGCTGGTGTTCGGCCACGGTGACCACCGCCACCAGCGCCATGACCACCACGCCCAGCCAGCGGATCTGCCGGTGCAGGTAGGCGACGTGGGAGCGCGCCCAGTGGAAGTGCAGCTCGGCTACGCCACCCGGGGTGAAAATGCGGTACACGGTGTAGAACACCAGCCACGCCTGGGCCATGCCCAGGAACGCCGAACCGAGGTTGACGTTGAGCCCGCGGGCATCCATCTGCAGGGCGAAGCCGCACAGCGCCAGGAACAGTGTGCCGGGCAACGCCAGTAGCACGTTGAGGAAAATCGCCACTGGCGTATGCAACTGGCTGTCACGCCTGAAGTGACCGATGTCCTTGTGCAGATCGGTGAGTTTCTGGCTCAGGTAGCGGCGCTTGTACAGCAGCAGGCCCATCACCAGCAGCAGCGGCAGGAACAGCAGCGGCCGTTCGATCAGGCCGGCACCGAGCTGGCTCAGGTTGTCGAGCCAGGGCAGGTCGGCGATCTGCCGTTGCAATTGGGTGGGGACGTTCTTGAACCAGTCGAGGTTGAGCGGGTTGTTGCTGGGGATCCAGAACATCTGCTCGTCGAGGGTGGCGCGCAGCGACGTAGCGGTATCCTGCAGTTGTTTCTGGTTGAGCTGCAGGGTGATCGACTCGTTGAGCAGTGCATTGAGTTCGCGGTTCAGGCGGTCATGCAGTACGCGGCGGGTATCGATCAGATCCAGCAGGGAGGCGCGCAGCTCCGGTGTCACGCTTTCCGGCGGCTGGGTCGCCAGCTGTTTGTCTACATAAGCACCGGGATTGGAAATCTGCTCGCGTTGCTGGTTGAGTTCGAACTGATAGAGACGGATATCGGCGATTTCGTCGGCCAATCCGGAGTCGAGCTTGAGTTTGGGCAGCGCCTGTTTCTGTTTGTAGAGAATCTTCGACAGCAGCAGGCTGCCCTGCAGCACGCTGATCTGCTCGTCGAGGGCCTGATCGGTCTGGTTCAGGGTGTCGAGCTGTTGCTGGGTGCGCAGGTTGAGCTGGGTCAGCTCGTTGAGCCGGTCGGTGCCACGCAGCAGGTAGTCGGAGAGTTTCACGTTGAGCGCGCTTTCCCGCGACAGCAGGGTGTCGGAGCCGCCCACCTTCTGGGCCTCCATGGACTGCTCGGCAACGGTGCGTTCG encodes:
- the mscK gene encoding mechanosensitive channel MscK, producing the protein MLSFRRFLAVSLLGLCLAQSPVWADANPTSADVQRSLDTLADRKLVEPEQSLVRQTLEKTLASLNAQTESQQKLVALDKQLAQAPRQTQDAHRELEKLKATKVVPVAQRYAASSVAQLEQILSQRSAQLSDWQKQINDANTLIITAQTRPERAQAEISSNQTRTQQINTLLKNGREDGKPLTSERSNQLKAELAQLAAQTQLRRQEMAGNSVLQDLGSAQRDLLDEQIKRLDVELQDLQTLINEKRRDQSERTVAEQSMEAQKVGGSDTLLSRESALNVKLSDYLLRGTDRLNELTQLNLRTQQQLDTLNQTDQALDEQISVLQGSLLLSKILYKQKQALPKLKLDSGLADEIADIRLYQFELNQQREQISNPGAYVDKQLATQPPESVTPELRASLLDLIDTRRVLHDRLNRELNALLNESITLQLNQKQLQDTATSLRATLDEQMFWIPSNNPLNLDWFKNVPTQLQRQIADLPWLDNLSQLGAGLIERPLLFLPLLLVMGLLLYKRRYLSQKLTDLHKDIGHFRRDSQLHTPVAIFLNVLLALPGTLFLALCGFALQMDARGLNVNLGSAFLGMAQAWLVFYTVYRIFTPGGVAELHFHWARSHVAYLHRQIRWLGVVVMALVAVVTVAEHQPSSLSDDVIGIAVVLTCYGLMIWLLQKLLLRGPARENASSFRMFIGVLFSMLPLGLFLAVCFGYYYTALKLSDRLIDTLYLLLIWLIVEAVFVRGLSVAARRLAYQRATAKREAQTTEDSEGTEIQLEAPTLDIEQVNQQSMRLIRLTLLGTFIAAMYWVWADLISVFAYLDNITLYEYNSSTVVGSAASLIPISLLDVLYALIIAAITMALGRNLPGLLEVLVLSRLRLAQGSAYATTTLLSYVIFGTGIVVTLSTLGVSWNKLQWLVAALSVGIGFGMQEIFANFISGLIILFERPVRIGDLVTIGGVTGTVKRIHIRATHIIDSDRKEVIVPNKTFVTSQLINWTLTDTVTRIVLTFVVNRGDDLEKVRTLLLQAAQENSRVMRDPAPTAQLSVYAPGGLTHELKFYVKELGDRGAATDELNRRIDQLFASNNINLSGTPKMDIVLSRAAAPHDTLKLDDEQLASVEKNGEAKP